One window of Micropterus dolomieu isolate WLL.071019.BEF.003 ecotype Adirondacks linkage group LG13, ASM2129224v1, whole genome shotgun sequence genomic DNA carries:
- the trim32 gene encoding E3 ubiquitin-protein ligase TRIM32 has product MEAASPPLDPELIREILECPICLETYNQEQLRPKLLQCGHTVCRQCLEKLLANTINGVRCPFCSKVSRMSSISKLADNLTVLKILDCTTSCSAAAAALMCKSCCNRLPRQYCHDCATVLCELCKGEGHLHQGHSVQPIRVAAEQRRKELGSKLTVLRDVMGDIQKKKTAIENISRSLRLKYQAVNQDYTTAELRLQEELKRSRRAFTASMAEVEKLNGQVLEEQTYLLNIAEVKVVSRCDYLTMLVRQSDIALLKDDGGGSDDEELDLRCSLPTMFQLQEPELVRTEHSKPIEVGQMTTNTYTVNTDDEASRLEIALEGDVESVAGAVGAIGGATGAPVDIYRDIDMAAAEEAVCGSPGSFKSKSMDAGGGSPGGAGVNAEPPVCQFVKKMGCKGTLPGMFNLPVSLCVTAQGEVLVADRGNYRIQMFNRKGFQREIRRNASSIDNFVLSFLGADLPNLIPLSIAVTPQGLIGVTDNYDNSVKVYTMDGHCVACHKNQLIKPWGITAMPTGQFVVSDVEGGKLWCLAVDRNVGVVSYNRLCSAVRPKFVTCDAAGTVYFTQGLALNFEKRHNEPHLEGGFSIGSVDTDGQLGKQLSHFFSETEDFRCITGMCVDANGDLLVTDSGRKEILQFPKEGGFKVLIQEGLTCPVGVATTQKGQLLVLDCWDHCVKVYTYIQRRHSSTS; this is encoded by the coding sequence ATGGAAGCAGCATCTCCTCCACTGGACCCAGAACTAATTCGGGAGATTCTTGAATGCCCTATATGCCTGGAGACTTACAACCAGGAACAACTGAGACCCAAACTACTGCAGTGTGGTCACACAGTGTGCCGGCAGTGTCTAGAGAAGCTGTTGGCTAATACTATTAATGGCGTGCGCTGCCCCTTCTGTAGCAAGGTCTCCCGTATGAGCAGTATCTCCAAGCTGGCCGATAATCTCACAGTGCTCAAGATCCTGGATTGTACTACATCCTGTAGTGCTGCTGCCGCTGCCTTGATGTGCAAGTCCTGCTGTAACCGCCTACCACGACAGTACTGCCATGATTGTGCCACAGTCCTCTGTGAGCTCTGTAAAGGGGAGGGCCACCTGCATCAAGGCCATTCAGTTCAGCCAATTAGGGTGGCTGCTGAACAGCGCCGTAAAGAACTGGGTAGCAAGCTGACTGTTCTGCGTGACGTTATGGGTGACATTCAGAAGAAAAAGACGGCTATTGAAAACATTTCCAGGTCCTTGAGGCTAAAGTATCAGGCAGTGAACCAGGACTATACTACAGCTGAGCTACGTCTTCAAGAGGAGCTCAAGAGGTCTCGAAGGGCATTCACAGCTTCCATGGCAGAAGTGGAAAAGCTAAATGGGCAGGTCCTGGAGGAGCAAACATATCTCCTTAACATTGCAGAGGTAAAAGTGGTGTCACGTTGTGATTATCTGACAATGCTAGTGAGGCAGAGTGATATTGCTTTGCTAaaggatgatggtggaggcagTGATGATGAAGAGCTGGATCTGAGGTGCAGCTTGCCCACTATGTTTCAGCTGCAAGAGCCAGAGCTGGTCAGAACAGAgcactctaaacccattgaAGTGGGCCAAATGACCACAAATACTTATACGGTTAATACAGACGATGAGGCGAGTAGGTTGGAAATTGCACTTGAGGGTGATGTAGAGAGTGTCGCGGGGGCAGTAGGGGCTATAGGTGGTGCAACGGGGGCTCCAGTGGATATTTACAGAGACATTGACATGGCTGCAGCTGAGGAGGCGGTATGTGGTTCACCAGGCAGCTTTAAGTCAAAATCCATGGATGCAGGTGGGGGATcacctggaggagctggggtaAACGCAGAGCCCCCAGTTTGCCAGTTTGTGAAGAAGATGGGCTGTAAGGGAACTTTACCTGGCATGTTCAATTTACCAGTCAGCCTCTGTGTAACAGCACAAGGTGAGGTCCTGGTGGCTGACCGTGGAAACTACCGCATCCAGATGTTTAATCGTAAAGGTTTCCAGCGTGAAATCCGCCGCAACGCAAGTAGCATCGACAACTTTGTCCTGAGCTTCCTTGGGGCTGACCTGCCTAACCTCATCCCCTTATCCATTGCTGTCACCCCTCAAGGCCTGATTGGGGTTACTGACAACTACGATAACTCAGTTAAAGTCTACACTATGGATGGACACTGTGTGGCTTGCCATAAGAACCAACTGATTAAACCCTGGGGTATTACTGCCATGCCAACAGGTCAGTTTGTGGTGTCGGATGTAGAAGGTGGCAAGCTGTGGTGTCTGGCAGTGGACCGCAATGTAGGTGTGGTCAGCTACAACCGATTGTGCTCTGCTGTGCGGCCAAAATTTGTGACATGTGATGCAGCTGGAACAGTCTATTTCACCCAGGGCCTGGCCCTGAACTTTGAGAAACGCCACAATGAGCCCCACCTGGAGGGTGGCTTTTCTATTGGCTCAGTGGATACTGATGGCCAGCTAGGCAAGCAGCTCAGCCATTTCTTCTCAGAGACAGAGGACTTCCGCTGTATTACTGGCATGTGTGTGGATGCCAATGGAGATTTGCTTGTAACGGACAGTGGCAGAAAAGAAATCCTCCAGTTTCCCAAAGAGGGTGGATTTAAAGTTCTCATCCAGGAAGGGCTGACGTGCCCCGTGGGAGTGGCCACCACCCAGAAAGGACAGCTGCTAGTGCTGGATTGTTGGGACCACTGTGTCAAAGTCTACACATACATTCAGAGGAGGCACTCCTCCACTTCCTAG